A window of Polaribacter litorisediminis contains these coding sequences:
- a CDS encoding sterol desaturase family protein, which produces MDFTNPLVYGVPCFLGLILLELTYSKTTEKKELYNWKDLASSLTMGIGSAVLAPLIKTISAIIIFNYVYEVFNPLVEGVRTNIMGWESFGYAWYVWLICQFLDDFSYYWFHRQNHMVRFLWAAHIVHHSSDNFNLGTAVRNGWFTILYKPFFYMWLPAIGFPPEMVVVCLGIEALWQFQLHSVYIPKLKFVDVIFNTHTMHQVHHAKNVEYMDKNHGGFLNIFDRIFGTWKELDEEIDIQYGVTKAPNSYNPWVILTHEYKDIWNDTKKSSNWYHKAMYVFGPPGWSHDGSTVSVKQMQKILLEERKS; this is translated from the coding sequence ATGGATTTTACAAACCCGCTTGTCTACGGCGTTCCCTGTTTTTTAGGGCTCATTTTATTAGAACTTACGTACAGTAAAACAACCGAAAAAAAAGAACTTTATAACTGGAAAGACTTAGCTTCGAGTTTAACCATGGGTATTGGTTCTGCGGTTTTGGCACCACTGATTAAAACTATATCTGCCATTATCATTTTTAATTATGTGTATGAAGTTTTTAATCCTTTAGTAGAAGGTGTTCGCACCAATATTATGGGATGGGAATCTTTTGGATATGCTTGGTATGTTTGGCTTATTTGTCAGTTTTTAGATGATTTTAGCTATTATTGGTTTCACAGACAAAATCATATGGTACGCTTTCTTTGGGCGGCACACATTGTGCATCACTCTTCAGATAATTTTAATTTAGGCACTGCAGTTCGTAATGGTTGGTTTACTATTTTGTACAAACCGTTTTTTTATATGTGGCTTCCGGCTATTGGTTTTCCGCCAGAAATGGTGGTGGTTTGTTTAGGTATTGAAGCATTATGGCAATTTCAATTGCATTCTGTTTACATTCCTAAATTAAAGTTTGTCGATGTCATTTTTAACACCCATACCATGCATCAAGTACATCACGCAAAAAATGTGGAATATATGGATAAAAATCATGGTGGTTTTTTAAATATTTTTGACAGAATTTTCGGAACATGGAAAGAGTTAGACGAAGAAATTGATATTCAATATGGGGTTACAAAAGCACCAAACTCCTACAATCCTTGGGTTATTTTAACTCACGAATACAAAGATATTTGGAACGATACCAAAAAATCTAGCAATTGGTATCATAAAGCAATGTATGTTTTTGGACCTCCAGGATGGAGCCATGACGGAAGTACTGTAAGCGTAAAACAAATGCAAAAGATACTTTTAGAGGAAAGAAAAAGTTAG